Proteins encoded in a region of the Stieleria neptunia genome:
- a CDS encoding FG-GAP-like repeat-containing protein, whose amino-acid sequence MNQTKLRSRKRRRKRTADRRVLRPVRVECLERRILLASDLDVTPPAPPPPGAVFVEHAVIGDTVDGPRGLASGDIDGDGDNDIVVASYRDDSIRWFENQGDGVFSEQTISTLANGAQSVAIADLDGDGDTDVLSASKYDHTIRWFENDGNEQFTEHVISSVETNASSVSVADVDGDGDLDVLSAAFFSDTIAWFENDGNESFSRHVISSSADGAYDVTTADVDGDGDVDVLSASGNDDTIAWYENDGNETFTEHAISVTADKAMAVTAFDADGDDDLDVVSAHFNDDAIAWYENDGSENFSERILTTSAVRAYDVATADLDADGDMDILASSQNDQIRVFLGDGAGVFTEHVISDDSANGADSLAIDDFNGDGKLDFAIGAQYGDNILWFENGSPDYGDAPAPYPTLAAAGGASHVAVGHWLGAARDGEVDGLPSALADGDGTDDDGVTFGPLHVRAFDAEVTVNVESNSNQPSWVYLDAWIDFNQDGDWDDPDEQIFDSADVRIFDYVLTFPIPRDALVGTTFARFRISSVGGLAPTGEAPDGEVEDYQVTIQPPAPMSPMFIGNDISSPGALGVSAITSVDLDGDGDQDVLSASAGSNRFEWFENVGNENFVRRLISDQGDDPEEIEVIDFDNDGDLDVIAVSYFGQNIVWYENDGNENFSPHVVSPDDRGVRSIAIGDVDGDGDRDFLSAGFSYEILWYENTGAEPYTVHVIDPSAGAAKSIAVSDVDGDGDLDVFTAHTLDNSINWYENNGSAVFTKHVISTNASGALGVAVADVDSDGDIDVLSASQSDDKIAWYENDGNQNFTEHAITTSLDYPTAISAADLDQDGDLDVLATSYGDDLIVWYENDGDENFAEAVIDANADGAIDVTVADVDGDGDLDVLGASSGNDQIAWYENDGNESFVENEIVSSPYLPYDVTLADLDGDGDVDALGATFNDDKITWYENDGTQTFSPRIVTTSADGASSVETADIDGDGDLDIISGSYFDDKVAWYRNDGGAFVEQIVSTSAVGVNDVHVADVDGDGDPDLLSASGYDDKLAWYDNDGSGNFIAKTITTNAKLAYSVATGDIDGDGDLDVISASYYDDKIAWYQNDGSQNFVEKVVTTNAYGASSVRTADIDGDGDLDLAVGAFTDDIVWFENDGAGGFTERLVPMEESYAFDVTPGDIDLDGDVDLLVASRDEYVLYVFLNDGNEKFRQRPIDYFIDGPRRVELGDLDRDGDLDVVGVSSFDYRFVWLETVLADLGDAPDSYSTLLVNDGATHLAVGPRLGDSRDSETDAFPSPNADGDGSDEDGAMFGTLKLGQTTAGVNIDLQGGETAKVDAWIDFNADGTWDAGEQILDSVTVVAGLQTLNYVVPTTMTLGPTYARVRLSTAGDLESNGLADDGEVEDYVITIREDVTYSLPATSTDVTVRQNGSNVELIDNGGGGAVLLSKPVSTTQSLRIAGTAAADTFNVDFTSGGYFSFPDGIVIDGGDDSDSVTVQGTGTSTASIRSTDGTLAGATVEVTDAGLVTAVQLSAVGPISVLAMQSIQIQGGLDLGDQTLTLAATAPILLGTMTELAGGQIQSAGPISAGGVLNFRAPAGVTPGVGDSFVLMGGSAITGTFTSLNLPVPPLGSDWDLSIGPTEVRLTLVDLGQVGPLTIGDGSAGDQHSRITTIDVEFDGLVDIDSGAFEVRKRDPEGGVVATSFVVSTNPQGNSVATLSFSGTLTRGLDAALVDGNYRLTIDPAKVRRAGTSVTLDGDNDGLQGGDYSYGNAATDDFFALYGDGDGDRDVDGQDYGRFGLTFLKSSGDPGFNPAMDSDGDGDVDGQDYGRFGQRFLKTLPF is encoded by the coding sequence ATGAACCAAACGAAGCTTCGGTCGCGAAAGCGGCGGCGGAAACGAACAGCGGATCGCCGGGTACTGCGTCCAGTTCGCGTCGAATGCTTGGAACGACGCATCTTGCTGGCCTCCGATCTGGATGTTACGCCACCGGCGCCACCGCCGCCCGGTGCGGTCTTCGTCGAGCATGCCGTCATCGGGGACACGGTGGACGGGCCGCGGGGCCTTGCCAGCGGAGACATCGATGGCGACGGCGACAACGACATTGTGGTCGCGTCGTATCGAGACGATTCGATTCGCTGGTTCGAGAACCAGGGCGACGGTGTCTTTTCCGAACAGACGATTTCCACGCTCGCCAACGGAGCCCAAAGTGTGGCGATCGCGGATCTCGATGGCGACGGCGATACCGACGTGTTGAGCGCGTCGAAGTACGACCACACGATTCGCTGGTTTGAAAACGACGGCAACGAGCAATTCACCGAGCACGTGATCAGTTCCGTCGAAACCAACGCCAGCAGTGTCTCGGTGGCTGATGTCGATGGGGACGGTGATCTGGATGTGCTCAGCGCCGCCTTTTTCTCCGACACGATCGCCTGGTTCGAAAACGACGGCAACGAATCCTTCAGCCGCCATGTGATCAGCTCCAGCGCCGACGGTGCCTACGACGTGACCACGGCCGATGTCGACGGAGACGGCGACGTCGATGTGCTGAGCGCCTCGGGCAATGACGACACGATCGCCTGGTATGAAAACGACGGCAACGAAACCTTCACCGAGCACGCCATCAGCGTGACAGCGGATAAGGCGATGGCCGTGACCGCGTTCGACGCCGACGGCGATGACGACTTGGATGTGGTCAGCGCGCACTTTAACGACGATGCGATCGCCTGGTATGAAAACGACGGCAGCGAGAATTTCAGCGAACGCATTTTGACGACGTCCGCCGTCCGAGCCTACGACGTCGCGACCGCGGATCTGGATGCCGACGGTGACATGGATATCCTGGCCTCGTCCCAAAACGACCAAATCCGCGTGTTTCTGGGCGACGGCGCGGGCGTGTTCACCGAGCATGTGATCAGCGACGATTCGGCCAACGGTGCCGATAGCCTGGCGATCGACGATTTCAACGGTGATGGCAAGCTGGATTTCGCCATCGGGGCACAGTACGGCGACAACATCCTGTGGTTCGAAAACGGCTCGCCCGACTACGGCGACGCCCCCGCACCCTACCCCACACTGGCGGCTGCCGGTGGGGCGTCGCACGTCGCGGTCGGCCATTGGTTGGGGGCAGCACGTGACGGCGAAGTCGACGGATTGCCGTCCGCCTTGGCCGACGGCGACGGAACCGACGATGACGGCGTGACGTTTGGTCCGTTGCACGTCCGAGCCTTCGACGCCGAAGTCACCGTCAACGTGGAAAGCAACTCCAACCAACCCAGCTGGGTCTATCTGGATGCCTGGATCGACTTCAACCAGGACGGGGACTGGGACGACCCCGATGAACAAATCTTTGACTCGGCCGATGTCCGTATCTTCGACTACGTGTTGACGTTTCCGATTCCACGCGACGCGCTGGTCGGAACCACCTTTGCCCGCTTTCGCATCAGCAGCGTCGGCGGGCTAGCCCCGACCGGCGAGGCCCCCGATGGCGAGGTGGAAGACTATCAGGTGACGATCCAACCGCCAGCGCCCATGTCACCGATGTTCATCGGCAACGACATCAGCTCTCCGGGCGCATTGGGGGTTTCGGCGATCACGTCGGTGGACCTGGATGGCGATGGAGACCAGGATGTGCTGAGCGCGTCGGCCGGTTCAAATCGATTCGAATGGTTCGAAAACGTCGGGAATGAAAACTTTGTTCGGCGGCTAATCAGTGACCAGGGTGACGATCCTGAGGAAATCGAAGTCATCGACTTTGACAACGACGGCGACTTAGATGTCATCGCGGTTTCCTATTTCGGCCAGAACATTGTCTGGTACGAAAACGACGGCAATGAAAATTTCTCGCCCCATGTTGTGTCGCCCGACGACCGCGGCGTACGGAGTATCGCGATCGGTGATGTCGACGGAGACGGCGATCGCGATTTTTTGAGTGCCGGATTCAGCTACGAGATCTTGTGGTATGAAAACACGGGTGCGGAACCCTACACCGTCCATGTAATCGACCCTTCGGCGGGGGCGGCAAAGAGCATTGCGGTCAGCGACGTCGATGGCGATGGGGATCTGGACGTCTTCACCGCCCACACCCTCGATAATTCGATCAATTGGTACGAGAACAACGGATCCGCGGTGTTCACCAAGCACGTGATCAGCACCAATGCCAGCGGTGCGTTGGGGGTCGCGGTCGCGGACGTGGATTCCGACGGCGACATCGATGTGCTGAGCGCGTCGCAGTCGGACGACAAGATCGCCTGGTACGAAAATGACGGCAACCAGAATTTCACCGAGCACGCCATTACGACCTCGCTCGATTACCCCACCGCCATCTCAGCCGCGGACCTGGACCAAGACGGTGATCTGGATGTTCTCGCCACGTCCTATGGAGACGACCTGATCGTCTGGTACGAAAACGACGGCGACGAAAACTTCGCCGAAGCCGTGATCGACGCCAACGCGGACGGTGCAATCGACGTCACCGTCGCCGATGTCGACGGCGATGGCGACCTGGATGTGCTGGGCGCGTCCAGCGGAAACGACCAGATCGCCTGGTACGAAAACGACGGCAACGAATCGTTCGTCGAAAACGAAATCGTTTCTTCGCCCTATCTGCCTTATGACGTCACGCTGGCCGATCTCGACGGGGATGGCGATGTCGACGCGTTGGGGGCGACCTTCAATGATGACAAGATCACGTGGTATGAGAACGACGGCACCCAGACGTTTTCACCGCGGATCGTCACTACGTCCGCAGACGGAGCCTCCAGCGTCGAAACCGCGGACATCGACGGCGACGGTGATCTGGACATCATCAGCGGTTCGTACTTCGATGACAAAGTCGCCTGGTACCGCAACGACGGCGGGGCGTTCGTCGAACAGATCGTTTCGACCTCCGCGGTCGGGGTCAACGATGTCCATGTCGCGGATGTCGACGGCGACGGCGATCCGGATCTGCTCTCGGCCAGTGGCTATGACGACAAACTGGCTTGGTACGACAACGACGGAAGCGGCAACTTTATCGCCAAAACAATCACGACGAACGCCAAACTGGCCTACAGCGTTGCGACTGGCGACATCGACGGCGACGGCGACTTGGATGTGATCAGTGCTTCGTACTACGATGACAAGATCGCCTGGTACCAAAACGACGGCAGCCAGAACTTCGTCGAGAAGGTCGTCACGACCAACGCCTACGGTGCGTCCTCTGTCCGAACGGCCGATATCGATGGTGACGGCGATCTGGACCTCGCCGTCGGCGCCTTCACCGACGACATCGTCTGGTTTGAAAACGACGGGGCAGGCGGGTTCACCGAGCGACTGGTCCCGATGGAAGAGTCCTATGCGTTTGACGTCACGCCGGGAGACATCGACTTGGATGGCGATGTCGATTTGCTGGTCGCCTCGCGAGACGAATATGTGTTGTACGTCTTCTTGAACGACGGCAACGAGAAATTCCGCCAGCGTCCGATCGACTACTTCATCGATGGACCGAGACGCGTTGAATTAGGGGATCTGGATCGGGACGGTGACCTCGACGTCGTGGGTGTTTCCAGTTTTGATTATCGTTTCGTCTGGTTGGAAACGGTGCTCGCGGATCTCGGTGACGCCCCCGATTCCTACTCGACACTGCTTGTCAACGACGGCGCCACGCACCTGGCGGTCGGCCCCCGACTAGGCGACTCGCGAGACAGCGAAACCGATGCGTTCCCCTCGCCAAATGCCGACGGTGATGGCAGCGACGAAGACGGCGCGATGTTCGGGACCCTCAAGCTTGGGCAAACCACCGCGGGCGTGAACATCGACCTGCAAGGCGGCGAAACGGCCAAGGTCGATGCTTGGATCGATTTTAATGCCGACGGCACGTGGGATGCCGGCGAACAAATCCTGGACAGCGTGACCGTCGTCGCGGGACTTCAAACGCTCAACTACGTCGTGCCGACCACGATGACTCTCGGCCCAACCTACGCGCGGGTGCGACTGAGTACGGCGGGTGACCTGGAATCGAACGGACTGGCCGACGACGGAGAAGTGGAAGATTACGTGATCACGATCCGCGAGGACGTCACCTACAGTCTGCCCGCGACCTCCACCGACGTCACGGTCCGGCAAAACGGATCGAACGTCGAGCTGATCGACAACGGCGGTGGCGGGGCGGTCCTATTGTCCAAACCCGTGTCGACGACACAATCGCTGCGGATCGCCGGCACGGCCGCCGCCGACACCTTCAACGTCGACTTTACCAGCGGCGGCTACTTTTCCTTTCCCGACGGCATCGTGATTGATGGCGGCGACGATTCCGATTCGGTGACCGTTCAAGGCACGGGAACTTCAACGGCGTCGATTCGATCGACCGACGGCACCCTCGCCGGGGCAACGGTCGAAGTGACCGATGCCGGGCTGGTCACCGCCGTCCAGCTCTCCGCGGTCGGCCCGATCAGTGTGCTGGCGATGCAATCCATCCAGATCCAAGGCGGCTTGGACCTGGGCGATCAAACCTTGACCTTGGCCGCGACCGCGCCGATCCTGCTGGGCACGATGACCGAACTGGCCGGAGGACAAATCCAATCCGCCGGACCGATCTCCGCCGGTGGCGTGCTGAATTTCCGGGCCCCTGCCGGTGTGACGCCGGGCGTCGGCGATTCGTTCGTGCTGATGGGCGGATCCGCGATCACCGGGACCTTCACCAGTCTGAATCTCCCCGTCCCGCCCCTGGGCAGCGACTGGGACCTGTCGATCGGCCCGACGGAAGTGCGTTTGACGCTGGTCGATCTGGGACAGGTCGGTCCGCTGACGATCGGTGATGGATCCGCTGGCGATCAACACTCTCGAATCACGACGATTGATGTCGAATTTGACGGCCTGGTCGACATCGATTCCGGCGCCTTCGAAGTCCGCAAACGCGATCCCGAGGGCGGTGTGGTGGCGACCTCGTTTGTCGTGAGCACCAATCCACAAGGCAATTCGGTGGCAACGTTGTCGTTCAGCGGAACGCTGACCCGCGGGCTGGATGCGGCGTTGGTCGATGGCAATTACCGATTGACCATTGATCCGGCAAAGGTGCGTCGGGCGGGGACATCGGTGACCCTTGACGGGGACAACGACGGTCTGCAAGGCGGTGATTACTCCTACGGCAATGCAGCCACGGATGATTTCTTCGCACTCTACGGCGACGGTGACGGGGACCGTGACGTGGACGGCCAGGACTACGGCCGATTCGGATTGACGTTCCTGAAATCCAGCGGCGATCCCGGATTCAATCCCGCCATGGACAGCGACGGAGACGGTGACGTGGACGGCCAAGACTACGGCCGATTCGGTCAGCGGTTCCTGAAAACGCTGCCGTTTTAA
- a CDS encoding alkaline phosphatase family protein, which yields MSKFPLRPPITVVVTLEGLATSPLGCYGCSWNQTPTIDALAASGVVWDRWTSPVDRPGSLINRWLNDSRGWIARQADHGATVFLTDDPKLTIPEDQFGFSQAIALQPTLKRLPAETVEATVLAQAIAASIQAVTPETRLIWIHSGMLRDHWDAPVTHDDEDEETPEPVEDETQDLASTAPEPFFLPPTTDPPALQLSKRDDPDLLFAWMQRYAAQVRLLDEMIDLLGESVRRRRPRIVLAGTSGFSLGENGWLGHHVGPLRSQDVRLPMLVSHGGPLRVPSLQSAAALPELLERLLDDKPLITPADWCRGDEAPSRSVPTDSDRAIKAVTTSNWFYVHDADPLAGGAERLFVKPDDVNDVNDIARLRREVLNQFATAADSDATESS from the coding sequence GTGTCCAAATTTCCCCTTCGACCGCCGATCACTGTTGTCGTCACGCTGGAAGGGCTGGCGACTTCACCGCTGGGCTGCTACGGATGCTCGTGGAACCAGACGCCAACGATCGATGCGTTGGCGGCCAGCGGCGTCGTCTGGGATCGGTGGACATCGCCCGTCGACCGGCCCGGCAGCCTGATCAACCGTTGGCTGAACGATTCACGCGGGTGGATCGCTCGCCAGGCAGACCACGGCGCGACGGTCTTTTTGACCGACGACCCGAAGCTGACGATTCCAGAAGATCAATTCGGTTTCAGCCAGGCAATCGCCTTACAACCGACACTGAAACGCTTGCCCGCCGAGACGGTCGAAGCCACCGTGCTGGCACAAGCCATTGCGGCAAGCATTCAGGCCGTCACGCCCGAGACGCGATTGATTTGGATCCACAGCGGCATGCTTCGCGACCACTGGGACGCGCCGGTCACACACGACGACGAGGACGAGGAAACCCCAGAACCGGTCGAGGACGAAACGCAAGACCTTGCCAGCACTGCGCCGGAACCGTTTTTTCTGCCCCCCACCACCGATCCGCCCGCGTTGCAACTTTCCAAACGCGATGATCCCGATTTGCTGTTCGCGTGGATGCAACGGTATGCGGCCCAGGTTCGGTTGCTGGATGAAATGATCGACTTGCTGGGTGAATCCGTCCGCCGACGACGCCCCCGAATCGTCTTGGCGGGGACCAGCGGTTTTTCGCTGGGGGAAAACGGCTGGCTGGGACACCATGTCGGACCGCTGCGCAGCCAAGACGTGCGGTTGCCGATGCTGGTTTCCCACGGCGGCCCGCTGCGGGTTCCGTCACTCCAGTCCGCCGCGGCGTTGCCCGAATTGCTGGAACGGCTGCTCGATGACAAACCCTTGATCACACCGGCCGACTGGTGCCGAGGCGACGAGGCCCCCTCGCGGTCGGTCCCGACCGATTCAGACCGTGCCATCAAAGCCGTGACGACATCAAACTGGTTCTACGTTCACGATGCCGACCCGCTAGCGGGCGGAGCAGAGCGTTTGTTTGTCAAACCCGACGACGTCAACGATGTCAATGACATCGCACGCTTGCGCCGTGAAGTGCTGAATCAATTTGCCACCGCAGCCGATTCCGACGCAACCGAATCGAGCTGA
- a CDS encoding TIGR03032 family protein produces MLSILGSRNLTAWLTQHHISLAISTYQAGKLLLVGTKPDGGLAIFERTFNRCMGLWGNSQTIWMSTRYQLWRLENMRTGQPPASEFDRLFVPQVGYTTGDIDIHDVAVDGDGNPIFISTLFNCIATISQRRSFTPLWRPSFISKLAAEDRCHLNGMAMQDGRPRYVTACSRSDVIDGWRDRRHDGGVVIDVQSDQIIADGLSMPHSPRLVQNRLWLLDSGNGFLGFVDVKSGTFERVAFCPGYARGLAIIGDYAVVGLSKPRDDEQSFRGLNLDRELASRDAAPRCGVQVIDLRSGNVVHWIRMEGDVIGELYDVVVLPETRRPKALGFKTDEIERNVWFDEGDGVQSWSAGG; encoded by the coding sequence ATGTTAAGCATCCTCGGATCTCGCAACTTGACGGCGTGGTTGACCCAGCACCACATCAGCCTGGCGATTTCGACCTATCAGGCGGGGAAACTGTTGTTGGTCGGCACCAAGCCCGACGGCGGGCTGGCGATCTTTGAACGGACCTTCAACCGTTGCATGGGGCTTTGGGGGAACTCACAGACGATCTGGATGAGCACCCGGTATCAATTGTGGCGTTTGGAAAACATGCGGACCGGCCAACCGCCCGCCAGCGAGTTCGACCGACTGTTCGTTCCTCAGGTCGGATACACGACCGGCGATATCGACATTCACGATGTCGCGGTCGATGGCGACGGAAATCCGATCTTCATCAGCACGCTGTTCAATTGCATTGCGACGATCAGCCAGCGACGCAGCTTCACCCCGCTCTGGCGGCCGAGCTTCATTTCAAAGCTCGCCGCGGAAGATCGCTGTCATCTCAATGGGATGGCGATGCAAGACGGACGCCCCCGCTATGTCACCGCCTGCAGCCGGTCGGATGTGATCGATGGCTGGCGTGATCGACGCCACGATGGCGGGGTCGTGATCGATGTTCAATCCGACCAGATCATCGCCGACGGCTTGTCGATGCCGCACTCGCCCCGTCTGGTTCAAAACCGATTGTGGTTGCTCGATTCGGGCAACGGCTTCCTGGGCTTTGTCGATGTCAAATCGGGGACGTTTGAACGTGTCGCGTTCTGCCCCGGCTACGCCCGCGGGCTTGCGATCATCGGCGACTATGCCGTCGTCGGCCTGTCCAAGCCGAGAGACGACGAGCAATCGTTCCGCGGACTGAACCTCGATCGAGAACTCGCCTCGCGTGATGCGGCGCCGCGGTGCGGCGTTCAAGTGATTGACCTGCGCAGCGGCAACGTGGTGCATTGGATCCGTATGGAGGGAGACGTGATCGGCGAACTGTATGACGTGGTCGTCTTACCAGAGACGCGTCGGCCGAAAGCGTTGGGGTTCAAAACGGACGAGATTGAGCGGAACGTGTGGTTCGACGAGGGCGATGGGGTACAGAGTTGGTCGGCCGGTGGGTAG